Proteins co-encoded in one Dryobates pubescens isolate bDryPub1 chromosome 4, bDryPub1.pri, whole genome shotgun sequence genomic window:
- the PLD6 gene encoding mitochondrial cardiolipin hydrolase, which translates to MRGAWAGLAAAAAALGLALAVSVWRRRPRPVREVLFFPSQLVCTEALLAEAAAPGAGSRPCPCPLPRGDCALSRLLRRLLSARRSLELCLFAFSSPQLACAVQLLHRRGVRVRVVTDAQSMAMKGSQIGLLRHAGIQVRHDQESGYMHHKFAIVDGRMLLTGSLNWTTQAIQSNRENVLVLEDEEYVKAFLDEFERIWEEFDPRNYRSFPKDNK; encoded by the exons ATGCGCGGGGCGTGGGCAGGCCtggccgcggcggcggcggcgctgggCCTGGCGCTGGCGGTGTCGGtgtggcggcggcggccccggcccGTGCGGGaggttcttttcttcccctcgcAGCTCGTCTGCACCGAGGCGCTGCTGGCCGAGGCGGCGGCGCCCGGCGCGGGGAGccggccctgcccctgcccgctGCCGCGGGGCGACTGCGCCCTCAGCCGCCTGCTGCGGCGCCTGCTCTCCGCCCGCCGCTCCCTCGAGCTGTGCCTCTTCGCCTTCTCCAGCCCGCAGCTGGCCTGCGCCGTCCAGCTCCTGCACCGGCGCGGGGTCCGGGTCCGCGTCGTCACCGACGCGCAGAGCATGGCGATGAAGGGCTCCCAGATTGGCCTCCTGCGGCACGCCG GCATCCAGGTACGCCACGACCAGGAGAGTGGTTACATGCACCACAAGTTCGCCATCGTGGACGGGAGGATGCTGCTGACAGGCTCCCTCAACTGGACCACCCAGGCCATCCAGAGCAACAGGGAGAACGTGctggtgctggaagatgaggagTACGTGAAGGCTTTTCTGGATGAGTTTGAAAGGATTTGGGAAGAGTTTGATCCCAGAAACTACAGGTCTTTTCCCAAAGACAACAAatga